The window TTTACCGGCGGTAAGCAGATTGGCCAGGTAGCGCAGCGGAATACGCATTTCGTCAACGCTGGGAATGATGCCGTTTTCACCCACCAAACCATTTTCGATAGCCGATTGGATGGGCGATAAGGGCGGAATATACCAAACCATCGGCAGCGTGCGGTATTCGGGGTGTAGGGGGAAGGCCACTTTCCATTCCATCGCCATTTTGTAGACCGGTGATTTTTTGGCGGCATCGAGCCAGCTTTGGCTGATGCCTTGTTTGAGGGCTTCTTTTTGCACTTCCGGGTCGTGCGGGTTGAGAAACACGCCGAGCTGTTGTTCATACAGATCTTGCGGGTTTTCTACTGAAGCGGCCTGCTCGATTTTGTCGGCATCGTAAAGCAATACGCCGAGGTAACGGATGCGGCCGACACAGGTTTCCGAGCATACGGTGGGCTGGCCGCCTTCGATGCGCGGGTAGCAGAAAGTGCATTTTTCGGCTTTGCCGCTTGTCCAGTTGTAGTAGATTTTTTTATACGGGCAGCCCGATACGCACATGCGCCAGCCGCGGCATTTGTCTTGGTCAATCAGCACAATGCCGTCGTCTTCACGCTTGTAGATACTGCCGGAAGGGCAAGAGGCTACGCAGGTCGGGTTCAGGCAGTGTTCGCACAGGCGCGGCAGATACATCATAAAGGTTTGCTCAAACGCGGCGTGCATGTCTTTTTGGATGCCTTCAAACAACACGTCTTTGGCGCGTTTTTCAAATTCGCCGGCCAAATCGTCTTCCCAGTTGGGGCCCCATTCGATTTTGTCCATTTTCTTGCCGGTCAGCACGGAAACGGGGCGCGCCGTCGGCGGTGTTTTCATTTTCGGCGCGTTTTGCAGATGCTCGTAATCG of the Uruburuella testudinis genome contains:
- the narH gene encoding nitrate reductase subunit beta, which gives rise to MKIRAQVGMVLNLDKCIGCHTCSVTCKNVWTSRDGVEYAWFNNVETKPGIGFPKNWEDQEKWNGGWVRKPDGKLVPKQGGKLKILANIFANPNMPQIDDYYEPFTYDYEHLQNAPKMKTPPTARPVSVLTGKKMDKIEWGPNWEDDLAGEFEKRAKDVLFEGIQKDMHAAFEQTFMMYLPRLCEHCLNPTCVASCPSGSIYKREDDGIVLIDQDKCRGWRMCVSGCPYKKIYYNWTSGKAEKCTFCYPRIEGGQPTVCSETCVGRIRYLGVLLYDADKIEQAASVENPQDLYEQQLGVFLNPHDPEVQKEALKQGISQSWLDAAKKSPVYKMAMEWKVAFPLHPEYRTLPMVWYIPPLSPIQSAIENGLVGENGIIPSVDEMRIPLRYLANLLTAGKIEPIKAALERMIAMRRFKRGQTVHGETLEATLDGTGLTPAMVEDMYQIMAIANYEDRFVIPTSHKEMVENSFDDKSGCGFTFGNGCSSGSSEESLFGKRKGTPIVFHGLRKDAEDNREKGVR